A genomic stretch from Theobroma cacao cultivar B97-61/B2 chromosome 4, Criollo_cocoa_genome_V2, whole genome shotgun sequence includes:
- the LOC108661595 gene encoding uncharacterized protein LOC108661595, translating to MIERMRMYCSMDAIELCLVPDVVIPQKFKVPDFEKYDKVKCLVTHITMYCKRMGAYAHDDKLLIHCFQDSLTGVAAKRYVQLDRNRIHTWKDLAREFVAQYKHVTDMAPDRLSLQNMEKKPTESLKEYSQRWRNVASQVQPPLIEKETTVMFVNTPRAPYYERLVGSAIKNFTDMVILGEMIETAIKQKKIEGGDTANTKKWGTFKNSEGETQAIISRQPQGGSYNPYQPYPPYPYYPVVNNTSQRAYLYPPMPNAFSNLYPYAPTQRTPYPTNIHPPTFTPLVANHLVAPLYIEPLKPPFPIWYDAFAHCDYHYGIKGHSIENCTAFKHKVQGLIKAGILNFEKKLKQNVNNNPLPNHAGARVNIIEEEVYVKRNIREVETPMQKVFETLVKADMLEVWPECSDVNDSGDIQEPYCLYHKRCVGHLIQDCSSFRKEVQRMMDESRIEFYVEALEPAVNMMSKESTHPRKIKLLTIFYERRGESVEDRTHAKMTIEVPKPFPYKDNKAVPWNYNCNVQVSNTKKLIAESQNDAANITGVGGITRSGCCYTLEALENLRKEKEKEKELPARISLLSLLLSSDPHKNALMRILNQAYVDHDISIEDLDYIVGNISMGNIISFSDEEISSRGKGNYKALHITTKCKGCTVTKVLFDNGSSLNVIPMRTLARLPIDMSYMRKSQMIVRAFDGTRRAVVGDIEIPIEIDLCTFTIEFQVMDIAPSYNYLLGRPCIHLAGAIPSSLHQKVKFIVDGKIVCVNGEEELLISKPANTPYVGAAEEVSECFFRSFEFVNTTYVGEETTPPIPRLSKTTVMVVSQMVGKRYRAEVGLGRELQGIRRPIRATKNEERFGLGYKPTKKEREEMIAERKRERLARFKGHRLENHRMIYPHLYETFRSGGFIFLNHSLLGAENQYQQIPNNECEDDNDSDFEVNFEKGTSVSELDNTENVKNYDLTPDLLRLLEQEGRQIVPHQETLETINLGNEENKKEVRIGTTLVPSEKEKLIKLLHEYVNVFAWSYQDMPGLNTDIVAHKLPLKPECKPIKQKLRRMKPEMLLKIKEEVKKQFDARFLEIAKYPEWVANIVPVLKKVGKVRMCVDYRDLNRASPKDNFPLPHIDTLVDNTARHSMFSFMDGFSRYNQIKMAPEDREKTTFITMWGTFCYKVMPFSLKNIGVTYQRAMVTLFHDMMHREVEVYVDDMIVKALKTEDHATNLERLFKRLRKFQLRLNLGKCTFGVTSEKLLGFIVSEKGIKVNPDKVQAILDLPPPKTQKEVRGFLRRLNYIARFISQLTLKCDPIFKLLRKHNLRAWNEECQVAFDKVKEYLLSSPVLVPPVAERPLLLYLTVNERSMGSWTAHRLRQYMLYHTTWLTAKLDLIKYIFEKPSLSGRVARWQVLLSEYDIVYVSQKAIKGSAIADFLAERVEENYGPMEFEFPDEDLMSICQTNKEESEEKENWKMFFDGASNALGHGIGVVLVSPEGDHYPVIAKLNFYCTNNVAEYEDCVMGLQAAIEKKIHALEVYGDSTLVIYQLRGEWETRDSKLVRYHKYVSKLIKNFDKIPFTHLP from the exons ATGATAGAAAGAATGAGAATGTATTGCTCTATGGATGCAATCGAACTTTGTCTCGTTCCAGATGTGGTTATACCCCAAAAATTCAAAGTTCCAGACTTTGAAAAGTACGACAAAGTCAAGTGCCTGGTCACACACATCACGATGTATTGTAAAAGGATGGGCGCATATGCCCATGATGACAAGCTCTTAATACATTGTTTCCAAGATAGCCTCACTGGTGTGGCAGCAAAAAGGTACGTTCAACTGGACCGCAATCGAATCCATACATGGAAAGACCTTGCTCGGGAGTTTGTGGCTCAGTATAAGCATGTTACAGATATGGCTCCGGATCGCCTTTCTTTACAAAACATGGAAAAGAAACCTACTGAAAGCCTCAAAGAATATTCTCAAAGATGGAGGAATGTGGCTTCTCAAGTTCAGCCACCATTGATTGAGAAAGAGACCACCGTGATGTTCGTTAACACCCCACGAGCCCCCTACTATGAACGGTTGGTCGGTAGTGCCATAAAGAACTTTACTGATATGGTGATTTTAGGAGAGATGATAGAGACTGCCATTAAGCAAAAGAAGATAGAAGGAGGTGATACAGCAAACACGAAGAAATGGGgaacttttaaaaatagtGAAGGAGAAACCCAAGCCATCATTTCGAGACAACCCCAAGGAGGAAGCTACAACCCTTATCAGCCATATCCACCATACCCCTATTACCCAGTTGTGAATAACACTTCACAAAGGGCATACCTATATCCACCCATGCCAAATGCCTTTTCTAACCTGTACCCATATGCTCCCACCCAACGGACACCTTACCCCACAAATATCCACCCACCTACTTTCACACCC TTAGTTGCAAACCATCTGGTGGCACCTTTATACATAGAGCCGTTAAAACCTCCATTCCCGATATGGTATGACGCTTTCGCCCATTGTGATTATCATTATGGAATCAAAGGGCACTCGATCGAGAATTGTACAGCATTCAAACATAAGGTGCAAGGGTTGATCAAGGCAGGAATcctgaattttgaaaagaaactGAAACAAAATGTTAATAATAACCCACTGCCAAATCATGCTGGGGCAAGGGTAAATATAATCGAAGAAGAGGTATATGTTAAAAGGAACATCCGGGAAGTGGAAACCCCCATGCAGAAAGTGTTTGAAACCTTGGTAAAGGCCGATATGCTCGAGGTTTGGCCGGAATGTTCTGATGTGAATGACTCGGGAGATATCCAAGAACCATATTGCTTGTATCACAAAAGATGTGTGGGGCATTTAATCCAGGATTGTAGTTCTTTCCGGAAGGAAGTGCAAAGAATGATGGATGAATCAAGGATTGAGTTTTATGTGGAAGCTTTAGAGCCAGCAGTAAACATGATGTCCAAAGAGTCCACTCACCCaaggaaaataaaacttttaaccATTTTCTATGAACGAAGAGGAGAGTCTGTGGAAGACAGAACCCATGCCAAAATGACCATAGAAGTCCCTAAACCTTTCCCCTACAAAGATAACAAAGCTGTCCCGTGGAACTACAATTGCAATGTACAAGTTTCAAATACGAAAAAATTGATAGCTGAATCTCAAAATGATGCTGCAAATATAACTGGTGTTGGGGGGATTACCCGCAGCGGATGTTGCTATACACTAGAGGCATTGGAGAATCTCAggaaggagaaggaaaaagaaaaaga ATTGCCTGCTCGTATTTCACTACTATCTTTGCTCCTCAGCTCGGATCCACATAAGAATGCTTTGATGAGGATTCTGAACCAAGCATATGTGGATCACGATATCTCAATTGAAGATTTAGACTACATCGTTGGGAACATTTCAATGGGTAACATAATATCCTTTAGCGATGAAGAAATCTCTTCTAGAGGTAAGGGAAACTACAAAGCCTTGCATATCACTACCAAGTGTAAAGGCTGTACTGTCACAAAAGTGTTGTTTGATAACGGATCGTCCTTAAATGTAATACCCATGAGGACCTTGGCCCGCTTACCCATCGACATGTCTTACATGAGAAAAAGTCAGATGATTGTGAGAGCCTTTGATGGGACAAGGAGAGCAGTAGTAGGGGACATTGAGATTCCGATAGAAATCGACCTGTGTACCTTTACCATTGAATTTCAGGTTATGGATATCGCTCCTTCATACAATTATTTGTTGGGAAGACCTTGCATCCACTTGGCTGGGGCCATACCTTCATCACTTCACCAAAAGGTCAAGTTCATCGTGGACGGGAAGATTGTATGTGTTAACGGGGAGGAGGAATTGCTCATAAGCAAGCCAGCGAATACTCCTTACGTGGGAGCGGCGGAAGAAGTGTCTGAATGTTTCTTTCGATCTTTCGAGTTTGTTAACACCACATATGTTGGAGAAGAAACCACACCACCTATTCCGAGGCTTTCCAAAACCACCGTGATGGTTGTCAGTCAGATGGTAGGAAAAAGATACCGAGCGGAAGTAGGACTGGGAAGAGAACTGCAAGGCATTAGAAGGCCCATACGTGCTactaaaaatgaagaaaggtttGGCCTGGGGTACAAGCCGActaagaaggaaagagaagaaatgatagccgaaagaaaaagggaaaggtTGGCTCGCTTTAAGGGGCACAGGTTGGAAAATCATAGAATGATATATCCTCATCTCTACGAGACATTTCGGTCCGGAGGCTTCATCTTCCTGAATCACTCACTGTTGGGAGCCGAGAATCAGTATCAGCA GATTCCAAATAATGAATGCGAAGATGATAATGACAGTGATTTTGaggttaattttgaaaaaggtacAAGTGTCAGCGAACTTGACAATACAGAAAACGTGAAGAATTATGATTTAACTCCAGACTTGTTAAGACTACTAGAACAGGAGGGGAGACAAATTGTCCCACATCAAGAGACACTTGAAACAATTAATTtgggaaatgaagaaaataagaaagaagttaGAATTGGTACGACGTTGGTGCctagtgaaaaagaaaaactaataaagttaCTCCATGAGTATGTAAATGTGTTTGCATGGTCCTATCAAGATATGCCAGGACTCAATACAGACATTGTAGCCCATAAATTGCCTTTGAAACCCGAATGCAAACCAATTAAGCAAAAGTTGAGAAGAATGAAACCTGAAATGcttttgaaaattaaggaaGAGGTGAAGAAACAGTTTGATGCAAGATTCTTGGAAATAGCTAAGTACCCCGAATGGGTTGCAAATATTGTCCCGGTGCTTAAGAAAGTTGGAAAAGTGAGAATGTGTGTGGACTATCGAGATTTGAATAGAGCTAGCCCAAAAGATAATTTCCCTCTACCCCACATCGACACCCTTGTTGACAATACTGCCCGTCATTCCATGTTTTCCTTTATGGATGGCTTTTCAAggtataaccaaattaaaatggCACCAGAGGATAGAGAAAAAACTACCTTCATAACTATGTGGGGGACCTTTTGTTATAAGGTAATGCCATTTAGTTTGAAGAATATCGGGGTAACTTATCAGCGGGCCATGGTGACTCTCTTCCATGATATGATGCACAGAGAGGTCGAggtgtatgtggatgatatgatTGTAAAAGCTCTCAAAACAGAGGATCATGCGACCAATCTTGAAAGGTTGTTTAAGAGGTTACGAAAGTTTCAGCTCAGATTAAATCTAGGAAAGTGCACCTTTGGAGTCACTTCTGAAAAGTTACTTGGTTTCATAGTcagtgaaaaaggaataaaagtTAACCCAGATAAGGTTCAAGCAATCCTTGATTTGCCTCCTCCCAAAACGCAGAAAGAGGTTAGGGGATTTTTGAGAAGGTTGAATTATATAGCCCGGTTCATATCACAACTCACACTCAAATGTGACCCAATCTTCAAGCTCCTTCGCAAACACAATCTTAGGGCATGGAACGAGGAGTGCCAAGTTGCTTTTGACAAGGTTAAAGAATATCTGTTAAGTTCGCCAGTGTTGGTACCACCTGTGGCCGAAAGACCCCTCCTCTTGTATCTGACAGTAAATGAAAGATCCATGGGAT CATGGACGGCGCATCGACTTAGGCAGTACATGCTATATCATACTACTTGGCTCACTGCAAAGTTGGATCTTATTAAATACATCTTCGAGAAGCCATCCTTATCAGGTAGAGTAGCAAGATGGCAAGTATTGTTGTCTGAATATGATATTGTATATGTGTCCCAAAAAGCTATCAAAGGAAGTGCAATCGCAGATTTTCTGGCAGAAAGGGTGGAAGAAAATTATGGACCAATGGAGTTTGAGTTTCCAGATGAGGACCTGATGTCGATTTGTCAAACAAATAAGGAGGAATCAGAGGAGAAAGAGAATTGGAAGATGTTTTTTGACGGAGCTTCAAATGCCTTGGGGCATGGCATAGGGGTCGTATTAGTGTCACCAGAAGGAGATCATTATCCCGTCATAGCTAAACTCAACTTCTATTGTACCAATAATGTGGCCGAATATGAAGATTGTGTCATGGGTCTTCAGGCAGCAATCGAGAAGAAAATTCACGCTTTGGAAGTATATGGGGATTCTactttggtcatttatcagtTGCGAGGAGAATGGGAGACACGCGACTCGAAGTTAGTGCGATATCATAAGTATGTTTCAAAgctaattaaaaattttgataagattCCCTTCACccatttgccttga